One Paraburkholderia caffeinilytica DNA segment encodes these proteins:
- the tagF gene encoding type VI secretion system-associated protein TagF: MTQTVQAQIAYFGKIPSRGDFVKSAHNPQLLATLDRWIAEAMELLTDDPRWKIVYENAKPMHFAFLGSRSKLAIAGHMVASQDQSSRRFPFLAATALEVEKPLTFLAHSPLAFARLWSRIASQMKPLLGMSEPAGALHALGETQVPIEIGGGPGNPHDGTFNDFVEHQTLSGLEQMLLASGHPVRLRGAMLALGSLLRPVMQSGSSHLERGLTLPLPNDPFYRSLVAAFWLELIAPFVSQADFELAIFIGTIAERERLIIGFNGASAKTLHSVVDPQAYAAHNIDIDDPEWIDEHAQNDHGINKLVSYLDQPQLSLRVSIDTFREAFTGA, translated from the coding sequence ATGACGCAAACCGTGCAGGCGCAAATCGCCTACTTCGGCAAGATTCCGTCGCGCGGCGACTTCGTCAAAAGCGCGCATAACCCGCAATTGCTGGCCACGCTCGACCGCTGGATCGCCGAGGCCATGGAGTTGCTCACTGACGATCCGCGCTGGAAGATCGTCTACGAAAACGCCAAGCCGATGCATTTCGCGTTCCTCGGTTCGCGCAGCAAGCTGGCGATTGCCGGGCATATGGTGGCGAGCCAGGATCAATCGTCACGCCGCTTTCCGTTTCTTGCCGCCACTGCGCTGGAAGTCGAAAAGCCGCTGACGTTCCTCGCGCACAGTCCGCTGGCCTTTGCGCGGCTGTGGTCGCGCATCGCCTCGCAGATGAAGCCGCTGCTCGGCATGAGCGAGCCGGCCGGCGCGTTGCACGCGCTCGGCGAAACGCAAGTGCCGATCGAAATCGGCGGCGGCCCGGGCAATCCGCACGACGGCACTTTCAATGACTTCGTCGAACATCAGACCCTCTCCGGCCTCGAACAGATGCTGCTTGCGAGCGGCCATCCGGTGCGCTTGCGTGGCGCGATGCTGGCGCTCGGTTCGCTGCTGCGTCCGGTGATGCAAAGCGGTTCGTCGCATCTCGAACGCGGCCTGACGCTGCCGCTGCCGAACGATCCGTTCTATCGCTCGCTCGTCGCCGCATTCTGGCTCGAACTGATCGCACCGTTCGTCTCGCAGGCCGATTTCGAACTGGCGATTTTCATCGGCACGATTGCCGAGCGCGAACGGCTCATCATCGGCTTTAACGGCGCCTCGGCAAAAACGCTGCATAGCGTGGTCGACCCGCAGGCGTACGCGGCACACAACATCGATATCGACGATCCCGAGTGGATCGACGAACACGCACAAAACGACCATGGCATCAACAAGCTCGTCAGCTACCTCGACCAACCGCAACTGTCGCTGCGTGTCAGCATCGACACGTTCCGCGAAGCATTCACGGGAGCGTGA
- a CDS encoding OmpA family protein: MSSQPMRIAALLAGLLIGALAHADNDGPARVTPVDNSGIAIRTTILPASSSAQPGNAGPAVSTAGLASGTTGAGTGAISAAPPPANATPGQVVVGGKVPDEATKAAVLARLRDTYGAANVVDQIEVADVATPPNWSANVQKLIGPQLKQISKGQLKIDGTQIDVKGEVHNESQRQQLASDMANALNPTYTIKNGLRVSASEQGLLDQTLANRTIEFETGSATLTPQGRAILDQMAAVLSKMQTRTVAIIGHTDNAGNRASNIALSQARADAVKGYLVAKGISPEQMTTTGVGPDQPIASNDTTDGRARNRRIEFRAGS, from the coding sequence ATGTCGAGCCAACCCATGCGTATAGCCGCGCTCCTCGCGGGCCTTCTCATCGGCGCCCTCGCCCATGCCGACAACGACGGCCCGGCACGCGTCACGCCGGTCGACAACAGCGGCATTGCGATTCGCACGACGATTTTGCCCGCTTCTTCGTCGGCGCAGCCGGGCAACGCGGGTCCGGCGGTCAGTACGGCCGGCCTCGCCAGCGGCACCACGGGCGCCGGCACCGGTGCGATCAGCGCGGCGCCGCCGCCTGCGAATGCAACGCCGGGCCAGGTGGTGGTGGGCGGCAAGGTACCGGATGAAGCGACCAAGGCGGCGGTGCTCGCGCGCCTGCGCGACACTTACGGCGCGGCCAACGTGGTCGATCAGATCGAAGTCGCCGACGTCGCGACGCCGCCGAACTGGTCCGCCAACGTGCAGAAGCTGATCGGCCCGCAGTTGAAGCAGATCAGCAAAGGCCAGTTGAAGATCGACGGCACGCAGATCGACGTGAAGGGCGAAGTGCACAACGAATCGCAGCGGCAGCAGCTCGCGAGCGATATGGCGAACGCACTGAATCCGACATACACGATCAAGAACGGCCTGCGCGTGAGCGCATCGGAACAGGGTCTGCTCGACCAGACATTGGCGAACCGCACGATCGAGTTCGAGACGGGCAGTGCGACGCTTACGCCGCAAGGCCGCGCGATTCTCGATCAGATGGCGGCCGTGTTGTCGAAGATGCAGACGAGGACGGTGGCGATCATCGGCCATACCGACAACGCGGGCAATCGTGCCTCCAATATCGCGCTGAGCCAGGCGCGCGCGGACGCCGTGAAGGGCTATCTGGTCGCCAAGGGCATCTCGCCCGAGCAGATGACGACCACAGGAGTCGGTCCGGATCAGCCGATTGCATCGAACGATACGACCGACGGGCGGGCGCGTAACCGGCGTATTGAATTTCGCGCGGGATCCTGA
- the tssA gene encoding type VI secretion system protein TssA — translation MPTNLNTLLAPISETSPCGEDLLFSADFDAIQHARRFEDPSLDQGEWVTDIKEADWPFVVERSSSLLQTQTKDLRLAVWLTEALAIEEGVTGLAQGYALLTGLCEKYWDHVHPLPEGDDTEYRLGNVAWLVGRTGDLLRAMPLTSSQGSSYSTIDWDVATHVAQAVKRDPDHADDIVRGKPSIEQIEASKRATPPAFYSTLLADLKAFDSAMLALEQELDRRAGDSAPSFRQAKDAYESVYRLVERFARELGVSAETSPPKAPKPEDHERAEPTFKTSPQREEPVLTTMPTTISPIAGIQSRAQAVAQLRAVARFFRSTEPHNPAAYLADKAAECADMPLHQWLSSVVKDDGSLAHIRELLGVKPEENS, via the coding sequence ATGCCGACTAATCTGAACACGCTGCTGGCGCCGATCAGCGAAACCTCGCCTTGTGGCGAAGACCTGCTGTTTTCAGCGGACTTCGACGCGATTCAGCACGCGCGCCGATTCGAAGACCCATCGCTGGATCAGGGCGAATGGGTCACCGATATCAAGGAGGCCGACTGGCCGTTCGTGGTCGAACGTTCCAGCAGCCTGCTGCAGACGCAGACCAAAGACCTGCGCCTCGCCGTCTGGCTCACCGAGGCGTTAGCCATCGAAGAGGGCGTGACCGGTCTCGCGCAAGGGTATGCGCTGCTGACGGGCTTGTGCGAGAAGTACTGGGATCACGTGCATCCGCTGCCGGAAGGCGACGACACCGAGTATCGCCTCGGCAATGTCGCGTGGCTGGTGGGCCGTACCGGCGATCTGTTGCGGGCGATGCCGCTCACGTCCTCGCAAGGCAGCTCGTACAGCACGATCGATTGGGACGTGGCCACGCACGTCGCGCAGGCGGTCAAGCGCGATCCGGATCACGCCGACGACATCGTCCGCGGCAAACCCTCGATCGAGCAGATCGAGGCATCGAAACGCGCCACGCCGCCGGCGTTCTATTCGACGTTGCTGGCCGATCTGAAAGCGTTTGACTCGGCGATGCTCGCACTTGAACAGGAGCTGGACCGGCGTGCCGGCGATTCGGCACCGAGTTTCCGTCAGGCGAAGGATGCTTACGAGAGCGTCTACCGGTTGGTGGAGCGCTTCGCACGCGAACTGGGCGTCAGCGCCGAGACGTCACCGCCGAAAGCGCCGAAGCCGGAAGACCACGAACGCGCCGAGCCGACCTTCAAGACTTCACCGCAACGCGAGGAACCCGTGTTGACGACCATGCCGACCACGATCAGTCCGATTGCCGGAATCCAGAGCCGTGCGCAAGCCGTCGCGCAGTTGCGTGCCGTGGCCAGATTCTTTCGCAGCACCGAACCGCACAATCCGGCTGCTTACCTCGCCGACAAGGCGGCGGAATGCGCCGATATGCCCTTGCATCAGTGGCTGTCTTCGGTGGTGAAGGACGATGGATCGCTCGCGCATATTCGCGAGTTGCTGGGCGTGAAGCCTGAAGAAAACAGCTAG
- the tssH gene encoding type VI secretion system ATPase TssH, with translation MSTSLNTLIAKLNPTCRQAALLAANNCLARGHYEVDLEHLLLALLDEPASDVTLVLRASRVDAHALRTDIERELQRLKTGNTRTPVFSKHLIDLLEQAWLIASLDSQIGRIRSGHLLLALLTAPDLAQFAERMSPLLRDVRVTDLKHKFDELTAGSREVERSNAAENSTEGVSDASPADSAPGAPSKTPALDTYTSNLTQRARDGKIDPVIGREAEIRQTIDILMRRRQNNPIMTGEAGVGKTAVVEGLALRIAADDVPAPLKGVALHVLDMGLLQAGASVKGEFENRLKNVIDEVKKSPHPIILFIDEAHTIIGAGGQAGQNDAANLLKPALARGELRTIAATTWSEYKKYFEKDAALARRFQVVKIEEPGETLAAAMLRGMAALMEKHFNVRVLDDAITEAVRLSHRYISGRQLPDKAISVLDTACAKVALAHSSTPAAIDDTKKRLERIDAEIAALEREVASGALHDERLAELRNLREEDVKDLADDEARYDKERALVTEIVGLRAEIDAARVSSADAAQADKAQQAREMLATRVAELHALQGGQPMVPLQVDGHVVAEIVASWTGIPLGRMIKDEIQTVLNLQPLLGARVIGQDHALEAIAQRVRTASANLEDPNKPRGVFMFVGPSGVGKTETALALADVLYGGERKMVTINMSEYQEAHSVSGLKGSPPGYVGYGEGGVLTEAVRRNPYSVVLLDEVEKAHPDVLEMFFQVFDKGTMDDAEGREIDFRNTLIILTSNVGSQAVMQACLNKSAEELPGADELAETLRPQLYKAFKPAFLGRMKVVPYYPISDDVLAEIIDLKLERIRRRIESNHKAVFEWDESLVDAVLARCTEVDSGARNVDHILNGTLLPEVAQQVLERVANGAAIERISVRASEAGEFDYTVV, from the coding sequence ATGAGCACGTCCCTCAATACCCTGATCGCCAAACTGAATCCGACCTGCCGGCAGGCGGCTTTACTCGCGGCGAACAACTGTCTCGCGCGCGGTCACTATGAGGTGGACCTCGAGCATCTGTTGCTGGCGCTGCTGGATGAACCGGCGAGCGACGTCACGCTCGTGCTGCGCGCGAGCCGGGTCGACGCGCATGCTTTGCGCACGGATATCGAGCGCGAATTGCAACGGTTGAAGACAGGCAATACGCGCACACCTGTGTTTTCGAAGCATTTGATCGACTTGCTCGAACAGGCGTGGTTGATCGCGTCGCTCGATTCGCAGATCGGACGGATTCGTTCGGGGCATTTGCTGCTCGCGTTGTTGACGGCGCCGGACCTCGCGCAGTTTGCCGAGCGCATGTCGCCGCTGCTGCGCGACGTGCGGGTGACGGATCTGAAGCACAAGTTCGACGAATTGACCGCGGGGTCACGCGAAGTCGAACGTAGCAATGCGGCGGAGAACTCAACAGAAGGTGTGAGCGACGCATCTCCTGCCGACTCTGCACCCGGTGCGCCTTCTAAAACCCCCGCGCTCGATACGTACACCAGCAATCTCACGCAACGGGCGCGTGACGGCAAGATCGATCCGGTGATCGGCCGCGAAGCCGAAATTCGCCAGACCATCGACATCCTGATGCGTCGCCGGCAGAACAATCCGATCATGACGGGCGAGGCGGGTGTCGGCAAAACGGCGGTGGTCGAAGGTCTCGCGCTGCGTATTGCGGCCGACGACGTGCCCGCGCCGCTGAAAGGCGTCGCGTTGCATGTGCTCGATATGGGCCTGCTGCAGGCCGGCGCAAGCGTCAAAGGCGAGTTCGAGAATCGCCTGAAGAATGTGATCGACGAGGTGAAGAAGAGCCCGCATCCGATCATCCTGTTTATCGACGAAGCGCACACGATCATCGGCGCCGGCGGCCAGGCCGGACAGAACGACGCGGCGAATCTGTTGAAGCCGGCCTTGGCGCGCGGCGAATTGCGCACCATTGCGGCGACCACGTGGAGCGAATACAAGAAGTACTTCGAGAAAGATGCGGCCCTGGCGCGGCGTTTCCAGGTGGTGAAGATCGAAGAGCCGGGCGAGACGCTCGCGGCGGCGATGTTGCGCGGCATGGCCGCGTTGATGGAAAAGCACTTCAACGTCCGCGTGCTGGACGATGCGATCACTGAAGCGGTGCGTCTGTCGCATCGCTACATCAGCGGCCGTCAACTGCCGGACAAGGCGATCAGCGTGCTCGACACCGCCTGCGCGAAAGTCGCGCTCGCGCATAGCTCGACGCCCGCCGCGATCGACGATACGAAGAAGCGACTCGAACGCATCGACGCCGAAATCGCCGCGCTGGAACGCGAAGTGGCGAGCGGTGCGCTGCATGACGAGCGGCTCGCGGAACTGCGCAACCTGCGCGAAGAAGACGTGAAGGATCTGGCCGACGACGAGGCACGCTACGACAAGGAACGCGCATTGGTGACGGAGATCGTCGGTTTGCGTGCGGAAATCGACGCAGCGCGCGTGAGCAGTGCTGACGCTGCGCAGGCCGACAAGGCGCAACAGGCACGTGAAATGCTGGCCACGCGCGTTGCGGAATTGCATGCATTGCAGGGCGGCCAGCCGATGGTTCCTCTGCAGGTCGATGGCCACGTGGTCGCCGAAATCGTCGCTTCCTGGACCGGCATTCCACTCGGCCGCATGATCAAGGACGAAATCCAGACCGTGCTGAATCTGCAGCCGCTGCTGGGTGCCCGCGTGATCGGTCAGGACCACGCGCTCGAAGCGATCGCGCAACGCGTGCGCACCGCCAGCGCGAATCTCGAAGACCCAAACAAGCCACGCGGCGTGTTCATGTTCGTCGGGCCGTCCGGTGTCGGCAAGACCGAAACCGCGCTGGCGCTCGCGGATGTGCTGTACGGCGGCGAACGCAAGATGGTCACGATCAACATGAGCGAGTACCAGGAAGCGCACAGCGTGTCGGGCCTGAAGGGTTCGCCGCCGGGCTACGTCGGTTACGGCGAGGGCGGTGTGCTGACCGAAGCGGTGCGTCGCAATCCGTATTCGGTGGTGCTGCTCGACGAAGTGGAAAAGGCGCACCCTGACGTGCTCGAAATGTTCTTCCAGGTATTCGACAAAGGCACGATGGACGACGCCGAAGGACGGGAGATCGATTTCCGCAACACGCTGATCATTCTGACCTCGAACGTCGGCTCGCAGGCGGTGATGCAGGCCTGCCTGAACAAAAGCGCCGAAGAATTGCCCGGTGCGGACGAACTCGCGGAGACATTGCGCCCGCAACTGTACAAGGCGTTCAAGCCGGCGTTCCTCGGCCGCATGAAAGTGGTGCCGTACTACCCGATTTCCGACGACGTGCTGGCCGAAATCATCGATTTGAAGCTGGAGCGGATTCGCCGCCGCATCGAGTCGAACCACAAGGCGGTGTTCGAATGGGACGAATCGCTCGTCGACGCTGTGCTCGCGCGCTGCACCGAAGTGGATTCCGGCGCGCGCAATGTGGATCACATTCTGAACGGCACGCTTTTGCCTGAAGTCGCGCAGCAGGTGCTGGAACGCGTCGCGAACGGTGCCGCGATCGAACGCATCTCCGTGCGGGCGAGCGAGGCGGGCGAGTTCGACTACACCGTGGTGTAA
- the tssG gene encoding type VI secretion system baseplate subunit TssG: MQTAQRRIDPGVVEQLLDEPHRFEFFQAVRILEKWFAQQTPSSHGRPGEIVAQRIAFRNSLSMSFPPSEIHSAQSYDDEGTALKETPQRTAALEAGSLHKVEITPAFFGLLGGQGALPLHYTEQIIAREQIRRDRAAREFFDVFSNRATALFYAAWKKYRLPFHYELDRDERYLPLLLALAGVADDDTRNSLQSGDGALFDEAIAGYALAARHRPVSAAYLQRTLSEYFKVRVRVEQFVGKWYDVPRDQLTVLGGVNATLGATALAGERVWQRDMRARLVIGPLDKADYEAFLPGADRAVALERMLTLLAGVTLEYEVSLVLRRKEVGPSMLSGGARLGWDAFLCTREADRDRADARYELHVIH, translated from the coding sequence ATGCAAACCGCGCAGCGGCGAATCGATCCTGGCGTAGTCGAGCAACTTCTCGACGAACCGCATCGCTTCGAATTTTTTCAGGCGGTGCGGATTCTCGAGAAGTGGTTCGCGCAGCAAACGCCGTCGAGTCATGGACGCCCGGGCGAAATCGTCGCGCAGCGGATTGCCTTTCGCAATTCGCTGTCGATGTCGTTTCCGCCCAGCGAAATTCACAGCGCACAGTCATACGACGATGAAGGCACGGCGCTGAAAGAGACGCCGCAACGCACCGCCGCGCTCGAAGCCGGTTCGCTCCACAAGGTGGAAATCACGCCGGCGTTTTTCGGTTTGCTCGGCGGGCAGGGCGCCTTGCCGCTGCATTACACCGAGCAGATCATCGCGCGTGAGCAGATCAGGCGCGACCGGGCCGCACGCGAATTCTTCGACGTGTTTTCGAATCGTGCGACGGCGCTGTTCTATGCGGCCTGGAAGAAGTACCGGTTGCCGTTTCATTACGAACTGGACCGCGACGAACGTTATCTGCCGCTGTTGCTCGCGCTGGCAGGCGTCGCCGACGACGACACCCGCAACAGCCTGCAAAGCGGCGACGGCGCGCTATTCGACGAAGCGATAGCGGGTTACGCGTTGGCCGCACGGCATCGGCCGGTTTCTGCGGCCTATCTGCAACGCACGCTGTCCGAGTACTTCAAGGTGCGGGTGCGCGTCGAGCAGTTCGTCGGCAAATGGTATGACGTGCCGCGCGATCAATTGACCGTGCTCGGCGGTGTCAATGCGACGCTCGGCGCCACCGCGCTGGCAGGCGAGCGGGTCTGGCAGCGCGACATGCGCGCACGGCTCGTGATCGGCCCGCTCGACAAGGCCGACTACGAAGCGTTCTTGCCCGGCGCCGACCGCGCCGTGGCGCTCGAACGCATGCTGACGCTGCTGGCCGGCGTGACCCTCGAATATGAAGTCTCGCTGGTGCTGCGTCGCAAGGAAGTGGGACCCAGCATGCTCAGCGGCGGCGCGCGCCTCGGCTGGGACGCATTTCTGTGCACCAGGGAAGCCGACCGTGACCGCGCGGATGCCCGTTACGAATTGCACGTGATTCACTGA
- the tssF gene encoding type VI secretion system baseplate subunit TssF yields the protein MEELLPYYERELSFLRRYSRDFAERYPKIAARLAMSGEHCEDPHVERMIESFALLGARINKKLDDDYPEFTEALLEVLYPHYLRPFPSCSIAQLGTSAALSHLTEPILVERGTELKSRPIRGVQCRFRTAYDVTLAPIRISEAKYTSVAMAPSATVLPGNATAIVSITFESTAAQLDLSALKVGALRTHLHGEQSFIAALADCLFVNAMATYVEADRRGVWTPLRESPVVQAGFDEDDALIDYPAKSHPAYRLLTEYFAFPEKFNFADFNLAAMTRASGRCQRLTLHVVLKEVRSDSHVARLLDSLSAHHFRLFCTPVVNLFEQHGEPIRISHQAISYPVIAEARRAFAYEVYSIDSVKLVRQQAHEESVIEFRPFYSLHHGEAARAGHYWFARRNDWVAQKSPGYETEISIVDIDFEPAAPQTDTLSLDLTCTNRDLPAGLAVGLEGGDLFLEGGSLTGSIAMLRRPTPSVRFERGRASHWRLISHLALNHVSLANSGLSALKEMLVLYDLRRTAVSARHIDGLVGIEQRAAVQWLPGKPFATFVRGIEIRLTIDEEHFVGTSLASFVRVIDTFFGLYVHLNSFVQLVVVSKRTGEEILRCKPRSGESILA from the coding sequence ATGGAAGAATTGCTGCCGTATTACGAGCGCGAATTATCATTTCTGCGGCGCTATTCGCGCGATTTCGCCGAGCGCTACCCAAAGATCGCAGCGCGTCTTGCGATGTCCGGCGAGCACTGCGAAGATCCGCACGTCGAGCGGATGATCGAGTCGTTCGCGCTGTTGGGCGCGCGTATCAACAAGAAGCTCGACGACGACTACCCCGAATTCACCGAAGCGTTGCTGGAAGTGCTGTATCCGCACTACCTGCGGCCGTTTCCGTCCTGCTCGATTGCGCAGTTGGGCACCTCGGCCGCGCTCAGTCACCTGACCGAACCGATCCTGGTCGAGCGTGGCACCGAACTCAAGTCGCGCCCGATTCGCGGCGTGCAATGCCGGTTCCGGACCGCCTACGACGTGACGCTGGCGCCGATCCGCATCTCGGAAGCGAAGTACACGTCGGTGGCGATGGCGCCGAGTGCGACCGTCCTGCCGGGCAACGCCACGGCAATCGTGTCGATCACGTTCGAATCGACGGCCGCGCAACTCGATCTCTCCGCATTGAAAGTCGGCGCGTTGCGCACGCACCTGCACGGCGAACAATCGTTTATCGCGGCGCTGGCGGACTGTCTGTTCGTCAACGCGATGGCCACGTATGTCGAAGCCGACCGCCGCGGCGTGTGGACGCCATTGCGGGAATCGCCTGTCGTACAAGCCGGCTTCGATGAGGACGACGCGCTGATCGACTATCCGGCCAAATCGCATCCGGCGTACCGTCTGCTGACCGAATACTTTGCGTTCCCCGAAAAATTCAATTTCGCCGATTTCAATCTGGCTGCGATGACGCGAGCGAGCGGCCGCTGCCAGCGTCTGACGCTGCACGTCGTACTCAAGGAGGTGCGCAGCGATTCCCACGTCGCGCGCTTGCTGGATTCGCTGTCCGCGCATCATTTCCGCTTGTTCTGCACGCCGGTCGTGAATCTGTTCGAACAGCACGGGGAGCCGATCCGCATCAGTCATCAGGCGATTTCGTACCCGGTGATCGCCGAAGCGCGCCGGGCATTCGCGTACGAGGTCTATTCGATCGACTCGGTGAAACTCGTCCGGCAGCAGGCGCATGAAGAATCGGTGATCGAATTCCGGCCGTTCTATTCGCTGCACCACGGCGAAGCGGCGCGTGCGGGACACTACTGGTTCGCACGGCGCAACGATTGGGTCGCGCAGAAAAGCCCGGGCTACGAGACCGAAATCTCCATCGTCGATATCGACTTCGAGCCGGCCGCGCCGCAAACCGACACGCTGAGTCTCGATCTGACGTGTACCAATCGCGACCTGCCTGCCGGCCTCGCCGTGGGTCTCGAAGGCGGCGATCTGTTTCTGGAGGGCGGTTCGCTGACCGGCAGCATCGCGATGCTGCGCAGGCCGACGCCCAGCGTGCGTTTTGAGCGCGGGCGCGCCTCGCACTGGCGGTTGATTTCGCATCTGGCGCTCAATCATGTGTCGCTCGCCAATAGCGGCCTGTCGGCGCTCAAGGAAATGCTGGTGCTTTACGATTTGCGGCGTACGGCGGTGTCGGCGCGGCACATCGACGGCCTGGTCGGCATCGAGCAGCGCGCGGCGGTGCAATGGCTGCCGGGCAAACCGTTTGCAACCTTCGTGCGCGGTATCGAGATTCGTTTGACGATCGACGAAGAGCATTTCGTCGGCACGAGTCTCGCGTCGTTCGTGCGGGTCATCGATACGTTTTTCGGGCTGTACGTGCATCTGAACAGCTTTGTGCAACTGGTCGTCGTGTCGAAGCGCACCGGCGAGGAGATTCTGCGATGCAAACCGCGCAGCGGCGAATCGATCCTGGCGTAG
- the tssE gene encoding type VI secretion system baseplate subunit TssE: MKRFEPSFLDKLFDDEPHLPASPAMRQLSLDELKATVARDVEAILNTRIALTEHELAALPECQRSVLTYGLNDFAGLSLASHYDRTFICKSIQQAIARHEPRLQQVAVTLELNEQSTNALNFAIQALLVVHPAEEPVSFDAMLQPSTLQYSVTRARAKL; this comes from the coding sequence ATGAAACGTTTCGAACCCAGCTTTCTCGACAAGCTGTTCGACGACGAACCGCATCTGCCGGCTTCCCCGGCGATGCGGCAATTGTCGTTGGACGAGTTGAAGGCCACCGTCGCGCGCGACGTCGAGGCAATCCTGAACACGCGGATCGCGCTGACCGAGCACGAGCTGGCGGCGCTGCCGGAATGCCAGCGCTCGGTGCTCACGTATGGCCTGAACGATTTCGCGGGCTTGAGCCTGGCGAGCCATTACGACCGTACGTTTATCTGCAAATCGATTCAACAGGCAATTGCACGGCATGAGCCGCGCTTGCAACAGGTGGCGGTCACGCTCGAATTGAACGAACAATCCACCAACGCGCTGAACTTTGCGATTCAGGCGCTGCTGGTCGTGCACCCGGCGGAAGAACCGGTCAGTTTCGATGCGATGCTGCAGCCTTCCACGCTGCAATATTCGGTGACGCGCGCACGCGCGAAACTTTAG
- a CDS encoding Hcp family type VI secretion system effector → MKDIYLKFGNPAIKGESADKDHAGWIEIDSWSHSITQPRSATASTAGGHTSERCEHADMQFTKDIDVVSPLIYQHASGGTTFDEVTIDFMRSDGEGNRIKYLEVKLKYVIISSATPSVVGEGLPTEQFSLKYAAVQWKYTQQKIGGNQGGNAQGAWSLTKNDKTYAV, encoded by the coding sequence ATGAAGGACATCTATTTAAAATTCGGCAATCCGGCGATCAAAGGCGAGTCCGCCGATAAAGATCATGCTGGCTGGATCGAAATCGATTCGTGGAGCCACTCGATTACGCAACCGCGTTCGGCAACCGCTTCGACGGCAGGCGGTCACACGTCCGAGCGTTGCGAGCACGCCGACATGCAGTTCACGAAAGACATCGACGTGGTCAGCCCGCTGATCTATCAACACGCATCGGGCGGCACGACGTTCGACGAAGTGACGATCGACTTCATGCGTTCGGACGGCGAAGGCAACCGCATCAAGTACCTGGAAGTGAAGCTCAAGTACGTGATCATCTCGAGCGCCACGCCGAGCGTGGTGGGCGAAGGCCTGCCGACCGAGCAGTTCTCGCTGAAGTACGCAGCCGTGCAGTGGAAATACACGCAGCAGAAAATCGGCGGCAACCAGGGCGGCAACGCGCAAGGCGCGTGGAGCCTGACGAAGAACGACAAGACGTACGCGGTCTGA